In the genome of Nocardioides marmoribigeumensis, one region contains:
- a CDS encoding metalloregulator ArsR/SmtB family transcription factor produces MSKSDLTLTPVQTVACCSPLVAEPLSEEHARRVAPLLKALADPVRLRLLSLVASHTDGEACVCDLNDAFELSQPTISHHLKVLHEVGLLDRSKRGVWVYYAVRRDALADLGALIGGVA; encoded by the coding sequence ATGTCAAAGTCTGATCTGACGCTCACGCCGGTCCAGACCGTGGCGTGCTGCTCCCCCCTGGTGGCAGAGCCGCTCTCCGAGGAGCACGCGCGCCGCGTCGCTCCCCTGCTCAAGGCCCTCGCCGACCCCGTCCGGCTGCGGCTCCTGTCCCTGGTGGCCTCCCACACCGACGGCGAGGCCTGCGTGTGCGACCTCAACGACGCCTTTGAGCTGTCCCAGCCGACGATCAGCCACCACCTCAAGGTCCTCCACGAGGTCGGGCTGCTGGACCGCTCCAAGCGCGGGGTGTGGGTCTACTACGCCGTACGCCGTGACGCGCTGGCCGACCTCGGGGCCCTCATCGGCGGGGTGGCGTGA
- a CDS encoding FAD-binding oxidoreductase yields MRWRNTRTAATEVGWTGHEAGVDRLRASYAAIPAGAPVRLAKPTSNLFRSRAGTDAPGLDVSGLAGVVVVAPETRTADVQGMCTYETLVDATLPHGLIPLVVPQLRSITLGGAVTGLGIESTSFRNGLPHESVLEMDVLTGDGSITTVKPGEPLFDAFPNSYGSLGYATRLRIELEEVQPYVALRHLRFGDLEELSAVIEQVAGSREWDGERVDGLDGVAFSPTEGVLTLARWTDEPGPTSDYTGQEIYYRSLQERDTDRLTTYDYLWRWDTDWFWCSGAFGLHDPRVRRVWPRRWRRSDVYHRLVGLDQRLGIVARQDRRKGIARERVIQDVEVPVDRTGEFVRWFDEAVGMRPVWLCPLRLREHPETGARTWPCYPLTPGTTYVNAGFWGTVEVPPGTPDGTLNREVERIVTELGGHKSLYSDAYYDEATFASLYNTPHLDEIRRTTDPEGRLTPLYDKAVRRR; encoded by the coding sequence ATGAGGTGGAGGAACACCCGCACGGCTGCGACCGAGGTGGGCTGGACCGGGCACGAGGCGGGCGTCGACCGCCTGCGCGCCTCCTACGCCGCGATCCCCGCCGGGGCCCCGGTCCGCCTGGCCAAGCCGACGTCCAACCTCTTCCGGTCGCGCGCCGGCACCGACGCCCCGGGCCTCGACGTCTCCGGCCTCGCCGGCGTGGTCGTGGTCGCCCCGGAGACGCGGACCGCCGACGTGCAGGGCATGTGCACCTACGAGACGCTCGTCGACGCGACCCTCCCCCACGGGCTGATCCCGCTGGTCGTCCCCCAGCTGAGGTCGATCACCCTCGGTGGCGCGGTCACCGGGCTGGGCATCGAGTCGACCTCGTTCCGCAACGGGCTCCCCCACGAGTCCGTGCTCGAGATGGACGTCCTCACCGGCGACGGCTCGATCACGACGGTCAAGCCGGGCGAGCCGCTGTTCGACGCCTTCCCCAACTCCTACGGCTCGCTGGGCTACGCCACCCGGCTGCGCATCGAGCTCGAGGAGGTCCAGCCCTACGTCGCCCTGCGCCACCTGCGGTTCGGCGACCTCGAGGAGCTGTCCGCCGTCATCGAGCAGGTCGCCGGCTCGCGCGAGTGGGACGGCGAGCGGGTCGACGGGCTCGACGGTGTCGCCTTCTCCCCCACCGAGGGCGTGCTCACGCTGGCTCGCTGGACCGACGAGCCGGGCCCCACCTCCGACTACACCGGCCAGGAGATCTACTACCGCTCGCTGCAGGAGCGCGACACCGACCGGCTGACCACCTACGACTACCTCTGGCGCTGGGACACCGACTGGTTCTGGTGCTCGGGCGCCTTCGGCCTGCACGACCCGCGCGTGCGGCGGGTGTGGCCGCGCCGCTGGCGACGCAGCGACGTCTACCACCGGCTTGTCGGCCTCGACCAGCGCCTCGGCATCGTCGCGCGCCAGGACCGCCGCAAGGGCATCGCCCGCGAGCGCGTCATCCAGGACGTCGAGGTCCCGGTCGACCGCACGGGCGAGTTCGTGCGCTGGTTCGACGAGGCCGTCGGCATGCGCCCGGTGTGGCTGTGCCCGCTGCGGCTGCGCGAGCACCCGGAGACCGGGGCGCGCACCTGGCCGTGCTACCCGCTGACCCCCGGCACGACGTACGTCAACGCCGGCTTCTGGGGCACCGTCGAGGTCCCCCCCGGCACGCCCGACGGCACGCTCAACCGCGAGGTGGAGCGCATCGTCACCGAGCTCGGCGGTCACAAGTCGCTCTACTCCGACGCCTACTACGACGAGGCGACCTTCGCCTCCCTCTACAACACCCCCCACCTCGACGAGATCAGGCGCACGACCGATCCGGAAGGACGCCTGACTCCCCTGTACGACAAGGCGGTTCGACGACGTTGA
- a CDS encoding ArsI/CadI family heavy metal resistance metalloenzyme, producing the protein MSRVQLALNVDDVEVAVRFYATLFGVEPAKRRPGYANFVVTEPPLKLVLLENPGQGGTLNHLGVEVADVDAVDAEQTRLAAAGLASVDERGTTCCYAAQDKFWVQGAPDGERWEVYTVLADSPTFGAPSEAACC; encoded by the coding sequence ATGTCCCGTGTCCAGCTCGCCCTCAACGTCGACGACGTGGAGGTCGCCGTCCGGTTCTACGCGACCCTGTTCGGGGTCGAGCCGGCCAAGCGGCGGCCCGGCTACGCCAACTTCGTCGTCACCGAGCCGCCGCTCAAGCTCGTCCTGCTCGAGAACCCCGGCCAGGGCGGGACGCTCAACCACCTCGGCGTCGAGGTCGCCGACGTCGACGCCGTCGACGCGGAGCAGACCCGGCTCGCCGCGGCCGGCCTGGCGTCGGTCGACGAGCGCGGGACGACCTGCTGCTACGCCGCGCAGGACAAGTTCTGGGTGCAGGGCGCCCCCGACGGCGAGCGCTGGGAGGTCTACACGGTCCTGGCCGACAGCCCCACCTTCGGGGCGCCGTCCGAGGCCGCCTGCTGCTGA
- a CDS encoding TraR/DksA family transcriptional regulator, whose protein sequence is MDQARRRLESERERTLAHLASLSNDYAGVVAASRDSNADDEHDPEGATIAFERSQIGALVRQAQQRLEEIVAAVDRVEAGTYGTCETCGGAIGEARLEVRPTAATCIRCAEAATRR, encoded by the coding sequence ATGGACCAAGCACGCCGACGGCTCGAGTCCGAGCGTGAGCGCACGCTCGCGCACCTGGCGAGCCTGAGCAACGACTACGCGGGCGTCGTCGCCGCGTCCCGGGACAGCAACGCCGACGACGAGCACGACCCGGAGGGCGCGACGATCGCCTTCGAGCGCTCGCAGATCGGCGCGCTGGTCCGCCAGGCGCAGCAGCGCCTCGAGGAGATCGTCGCCGCCGTCGACCGCGTCGAGGCCGGCACCTACGGCACCTGCGAGACGTGCGGCGGAGCGATCGGCGAGGCGAGGCTCGAGGTCCGGCCGACCGCGGCGACCTGCATCCGGTGCGCCGAGGCCGCCACGCGGCGCTGA
- a CDS encoding aldo/keto reductase, which produces MRYARLGSSGLTVSAITLGCMSWGDADRGGHPWVLDEEAARGIIRDALEAGITTFDTANVYSGGSSEEFTGRALKDLAAREDVVIATKVHGRMRPGPYGAGLSRKAILHEIDASLRRLGTDYVDLYQIHRWDPEVPIEETMEALHDVVRAGKARYLGASSMYAWQFAKAQQVAERHGWTPFVSMQDHYNLLYREEEREMLPLCADQGVGVLPWSPLARGRLTRDWDTGTARTETDQFGGTLYRDEDRAIVDQVAAVAERRGLPRAQVALSWLLHQPVVTSPIVGVTKPQHLADAVAAVDVELSPDELEELGAGYLPHAVAGHR; this is translated from the coding sequence CCGTCTCCGCCATCACCCTCGGCTGCATGAGCTGGGGCGACGCCGACCGGGGCGGGCACCCCTGGGTGCTCGACGAGGAGGCGGCGCGCGGGATCATCCGCGACGCGCTCGAGGCCGGCATCACGACCTTCGACACCGCCAACGTCTACTCCGGCGGCAGCAGCGAGGAGTTCACCGGACGCGCCCTGAAGGACCTGGCCGCACGCGAGGACGTCGTCATCGCCACCAAGGTCCACGGCCGGATGCGTCCCGGACCCTACGGCGCGGGCCTGTCCCGCAAGGCGATCCTCCACGAGATCGACGCGTCGCTGCGCCGCCTGGGCACCGACTACGTCGACCTCTACCAGATCCACCGGTGGGACCCCGAGGTCCCGATCGAGGAGACGATGGAGGCGCTGCACGACGTCGTGCGCGCGGGCAAGGCGCGCTACCTCGGGGCGTCGTCGATGTACGCCTGGCAGTTCGCCAAGGCCCAGCAGGTCGCCGAGCGCCACGGCTGGACGCCGTTCGTCTCCATGCAGGACCACTACAACCTGCTCTACCGCGAGGAGGAGCGGGAGATGCTGCCGCTGTGCGCCGACCAGGGCGTCGGCGTACTGCCGTGGAGCCCCCTCGCGCGCGGTCGCCTCACCCGGGACTGGGACACCGGGACCGCCCGCACCGAGACCGACCAGTTCGGCGGCACGCTCTACCGCGACGAGGACCGCGCGATCGTCGACCAGGTCGCCGCAGTGGCCGAGCGGCGGGGCCTGCCGCGAGCCCAGGTCGCCCTGTCCTGGCTGCTCCACCAGCCGGTGGTCACCTCGCCGATCGTGGGCGTCACCAAGCCGCAGCACCTCGCCGACGCGGTCGCCGCCGTCGACGTGGAGCTGTCGCCCGACGAGCTCGAGGAGCTGGGGGCCGGCTACCTCCCGCACGCCGTCGCCGGCCACCGCTAG
- a CDS encoding cyclopropane-fatty-acyl-phospholipid synthase family protein: MTIRSTLLAPTGIAGALAGLFEHGMPFRLTAYDGSAAGDVDSAIRVHLVRERGLAYILTAPGDLGMARAYVMGDLELEGVHPGDPYDLLVLAMSRFTLRMPSPVELVQLLRALGISHLLPPPVPALEHAPRWRRLVDGAMHSKARDAEAIHHHYDVSNRFYELVLGPSMTYTCACYPTADATLEEAQAFKYDLVCRKLGLRPGMRLLDVGCGWGGMVRHAVTHYGVTAIGVTLSREQATWGQEAVKADGLDDRAEIRHQDYRDVAEGEFDAISSIGLTEHIGVRNYPSYFGFLRDKLVPGGRLLNHCITRPDNRLTRTGAFIDRYVFPDGELTGSGKIITEIQDCGLEVRHEENLREHYAMTCRAWARNLAAHWDECVAEAGEQTARVWGLYLAGCSRGFEINDIQLHQVLAVKPREDGSVDFPLRPDWLS, from the coding sequence TTGACCATTCGCTCCACGCTCCTCGCCCCGACCGGCATCGCCGGCGCCCTGGCCGGTCTCTTCGAGCACGGCATGCCCTTCCGCCTCACCGCGTACGACGGCAGCGCGGCCGGCGACGTCGACTCCGCGATCCGCGTGCACCTGGTGCGCGAGCGCGGACTGGCCTACATCCTCACCGCGCCAGGCGACCTGGGGATGGCGCGTGCCTACGTGATGGGCGACCTCGAGCTGGAGGGCGTCCACCCGGGCGACCCCTACGACCTGCTCGTGCTGGCGATGAGCCGCTTCACGCTGCGCATGCCGAGCCCGGTGGAGCTCGTGCAGCTGCTGCGGGCGCTGGGCATCAGCCACCTGCTGCCGCCGCCGGTCCCCGCGCTCGAGCACGCGCCGCGCTGGCGCCGGCTGGTCGACGGCGCCATGCACAGCAAGGCGCGCGACGCCGAGGCGATCCACCACCACTACGACGTCTCCAACCGGTTCTACGAGCTGGTGCTCGGCCCGTCGATGACCTACACCTGCGCCTGCTACCCCACCGCGGACGCGACGCTGGAGGAGGCACAGGCGTTCAAGTACGACCTGGTCTGCCGCAAGCTCGGCCTCCGGCCCGGCATGCGGCTGCTCGACGTCGGCTGCGGCTGGGGCGGCATGGTGCGCCACGCGGTGACCCACTACGGCGTCACCGCGATCGGCGTGACCCTCTCGCGCGAGCAGGCGACGTGGGGCCAGGAGGCGGTCAAGGCCGACGGGCTCGACGACCGCGCCGAGATCCGCCACCAGGACTACCGCGACGTGGCCGAGGGTGAGTTCGACGCGATCAGCTCCATCGGGCTGACCGAGCACATCGGCGTGCGCAACTACCCGTCGTACTTCGGGTTCCTGCGCGACAAGCTGGTCCCCGGCGGCCGCCTGCTCAACCACTGCATCACGCGACCCGACAACCGGCTCACGCGCACCGGCGCGTTCATCGACCGCTACGTCTTCCCCGACGGCGAGCTCACGGGCTCGGGCAAGATCATCACCGAGATCCAGGACTGCGGCCTCGAGGTGCGCCACGAGGAGAACCTCCGCGAGCACTACGCGATGACCTGCCGTGCGTGGGCGCGCAACCTGGCGGCCCACTGGGACGAGTGCGTGGCGGAGGCCGGTGAGCAGACGGCCCGCGTGTGGGGCCTCTACCTCGCCGGCTGCAGCCGAGGCTTCGAGATCAACGACATCCAGCTCCACCAGGTGCTGGCGGTCAAGCCGCGCGAGGACGGGTCGGTGGACTTCCCGCTGCGTCCGGACTGGCTCAGCTGA
- a CDS encoding hemerythrin domain-containing protein: protein MEPLPTWDERTRPPLVTYADAPPYAAGARSHLRAIHDHYRNGLRLVVETAEAAAAGQASPVDVREAVHAAGLTETYQRLGSWCGQLCQALTQHHTIEDVVLSPQLRAADDDLAPTLDRLRHEHEVVREVLERVDAAVVAYARDRARVVDLLAEVRHLRDLLLSHFAYEEEAVGLALGVHGIGV, encoded by the coding sequence GTGGAGCCACTGCCGACCTGGGACGAGCGCACCCGCCCGCCGCTGGTCACCTACGCCGACGCACCGCCGTACGCCGCCGGCGCCCGGTCGCACCTGCGTGCGATCCACGACCACTACCGCAACGGGTTGCGCCTGGTCGTCGAGACCGCCGAGGCCGCGGCAGCCGGCCAGGCCTCACCCGTTGACGTGCGCGAGGCCGTGCACGCGGCCGGGCTCACCGAGACCTACCAGCGGCTGGGCTCCTGGTGCGGCCAGCTGTGCCAGGCGCTGACGCAGCACCACACGATCGAGGACGTCGTGCTCTCCCCCCAGCTGCGTGCCGCCGACGACGACCTCGCCCCGACCCTCGACCGCCTCAGGCACGAGCACGAGGTCGTGCGCGAGGTGCTCGAGCGCGTGGACGCGGCGGTGGTGGCCTACGCCCGCGACCGCGCCCGGGTCGTCGACCTCCTGGCGGAGGTGCGTCACCTGCGCGACCTGCTGCTCTCGCACTTCGCCTACGAGGAGGAGGCCGTCGGCCTGGCCCTCGGCGTGCACGGCATCGGGGTCTAG